Part of the Pseudomonadota bacterium genome is shown below.
TTCGGCGACTACCTTGGCATAGGTGCCGGCGCGCACGGCAAACTGACGGACCCCGCACACCAGGTCATCCGGCGCAGCGCGAAGCTGCGTCATCCCGAGGGCTATCTGGCTGCGCGTAAGGACGGCAACTTCCGCAGCATGGAGCGCACACTCGCGCCGGTGGATGTCACACTGGAATTCATGATGAACGCATTACGCCTGACGCATGGATTCACTGCGGCGGAATTCACTGCCCGCACCGGACTGCCCAGCGCAAGGCTGGAACCGGGCCTGGGCAGGGCCATCGTGGCAGGCCTGATCGATACAGCGGACGCGTGCTGGACGGCCACGGAAACGGGTCAACGGTACCTCAATGACCTGCTACAGTACTGGCTGGCCGAGGAGAACGCGAATGCTGGTTCCGATTGACTGTCCCTACTGCGGACAGTGCTACACTGCCGTCGTCGAGACCCTCGACGGCTGCCAGGACTACATCGAGGATTGCCCTGTCTGCTGCCGGCCGATCGAGCTGCACGTCGAGACCGGCGACAACGGTGAACTGCTGGCACTGCATGCAAGACGCGACGATGACTGACTACATACCAATAGACTGCGCCATACACAGCGACTATGAACTCGCGATCATGCGTCGACGGCAACTGCGCCTGACCTGGCGTGGCGAGGACAGCGTCATCCATATCAAGACCGTCACGCCAACCGACCTGCGCACCTGCAATCACGAAGAATTCATCGATGTGACCGACGTGGAAGGCACCACCTATAGCATTCGCCTCGACCGTATCCAGAAGCACGAAATCCTGCAGCCCGGCGACTGAATGGACGATAGTAATCCCGACCGGCAACCTGACCGTAGCTGAAGAATGGACGACCCGCACGATCTCGAATTGCTGCTGCACTCGCGCGTGCCGCTGATCACGATCGAAACCCGCGACGAGAAGCGGGTGACGCAGCTGTTTGCCAGCCTCGCGCTGCGCCTGGGCGTGCCGGTCATGGCATGGTCCGCCACCAGCGGCCTGCAGCGCGTGGATCTCGAGCTCGCCCCGCAGCAACATGCCAGTGACCCGCAGCAGGCGCTTGGCCAGATCAAGTCCACCCGCACGCCTACCATCTATCTGCTGCTCGATTTCCATCCCTACCTTGAGGACGCCTATAACGTACGGCTGCTCAAGGAAATCGCGCTCGACTATCACGAGTTGCGCCACACGCTGGTCTTCGTCAGCCACGAGTTCAGGCTGCCGGCAGAACTCGACGGCCTGGCGGCACAGTTTTCCCTGTCGCTGCCGGATCGCGATGAGTTGGAGAGGCTGATCCGCGAAGAGGCCGCACACTGGACCCAGGTCAACCCCGGCCGCCAGGTCAGAACCGACCGCAAGACCCTGGACCTTATCATCGGCCAGCTGCGCGGCCTGACCACCGGCGACGCGCGGCGCATCATCCGCAGCATCATCTTCGATGATGGTGCCATCCGGGAGAACGACCTGGACCGGGTGACGCGCGCCCGCTACCGCCTGATCGAGGCCAACGGCGCGCTCAGCTGCGAATTCGACACGGCGGATTTCGCCGCCGTCGGCGGCCTGCATAACCTCAAGCGCTGGCTGCAACGCCGTCGCGTCGCCTTTCTGGACGGGGCGACCGGTCCGGACCAGCCGCGGGGCATCCTGCTGGTCGGTGTACAGGGCGGCGGCAAGAGCCTTGCCGCCAAGGCGGTGGCCGGCATGTGGTCGCTGCCGCTGCTGCGGCTGGACTTCGGGACGCTATTTAACAAGTACTTTGGTGAAACGGAACGCAACCTGCGCGAGGCGCTGCGCGCGGCGGAAGCCATGGCCCCGTGCGTGCTGTGGATCGACGAAATCGAAAAGGCGCTCGCTGCGGGCGATACCGACAGCGGCACCTCCCGCCGCATCCTGGGCAGCCTGCTGACCTGGATGGCGGAGCGCAAGGCCGCGGTCTTTATCGTAGCCACCGCCAATGCCATCGACGAATTGCCGCCGGAACTGGTACGCAAGGGCCGCCTGGATGAAATCTTCTTCGTGGACCTGCCGGATGCCGCCACGCGCGCCGAGATATTCGCCATTCATCTGCGCAAGCGTGACCACAAACCGCTGGATTTCGACCTCCAGACACTGGCCGGGCTCAGCGATGGCTACTCCGGGGCCGAGATCGAGCAGGCCATCGTGGCGGCAAGCTATCTCGCCCGGGAACAGCGCGCGACCCTGGATACGGCACACATCAGTCACGAACTCCAGCAGACCCGCCCGCTGTCGCAGATCATGACGGAAAAGATCGCCCGGCTGCGGCAGTGGGCCAGAGACCGCACCGTCCCGGCCAACTAGGTTAGCGTTGCGATCAAGCCACAGCTTGGTTGCGCCAAGGATTTGCGTCATCTGGCCTGTTTTATTATCCACCAGCTTATCCACAAGCCGGCGCCAGCTAAGCCACTGATGTTAGCTTGATAAAGCCCCAGTCCCGCCAGTTTTTCGGCACGGCCTGTGGATTTTTATGCTAGGATGGGCTGCACGCCGGAAAAAACAACAAAAGCCGCCCCAGCGGCAGGAAGGAGGCCGTCATGCATGACCTTCCCGACAGCCAGTCATTCGATTTCGATGCCTGGGCAAAACTGTTCGTAAAAGACCCTGAAGAATTCGAAAAACAAAGACTTATCGCCATCGAGCAGCTGATCCAGCAAGCACCGCCACACAAGCAGCAGCGGCTGCGCTGCCTGCAATGGAAACTGGACCAGGTGCGGCGCATCGCGCCCAATCCGCTGGCGGCTAGCCTGCGTATGAACGAGCTGCTGTGGGAGAGTCTAGCCGGCCCGGACGGCCTGATCGAACGCCTGAACCGACCGCGCCCGCAGCGCCAGCCCCCGCGGCGCGCCCGGGTCCTGCCGTTTCCGGCCGGCTTGTCGCAACCACAGGATTAACGTATTATTCCCGGCCTTTTCACGGTCCCGGTCGTCGCTTTCCGGTAGCCGTTACATACGTTCGAGGTAGTCATGAAAACCGAAACCCATCCGGCATACGATGCCGTCAAGGTCACCTGCAGCTGCGGCGAGACCTTCGAAACCCGGTCCACCGCGGGCAACGACCTGAACATCGAAGTCTGCTCCAAGTGCCATCCGTTCTATACCGGCAAGCAGAAGATGGTCGACACCGGCGGCCGGGTAGACAAGTTCCGCCAGCGTTACGGGAACAACTGACCGCAGGGCGAATGCGACCGGGTTCGTATCGCACAGGGGCGCCCGCCTTGGCCGCCCCTGTTTTGTTTATACTGCTCTCAGCCTGCCTGGCGGACACCACGGTGCCCGCGCAGGAATGCCCGGCCGTGCGTATCGACGAACGCGCCCGGGTCAGCTACGTATTCGATGGCGACACGGTCAGACTCGCAGATGGCAGACGCCTGCGGCTGATCGGCATCGATACACCCGAACTCGCCCGCGCCGACGAGACGGATGAGCCGCTGGCGCGGGTAGCGCGCACCCGGCTGCAGGAACTGCTCACCGCCGGCGCAAACGAGCTGCAGCTGCAGTTCGATAGCCAGCGCACCGACCACTACGGCCGGCTGCTGGCACATGCCTATCTCAACAACGGCGACAACGTGGCCGTGCAACTGCTACGGCAGGGCCTGGCCACCGCGCTGGTCGTACCGCCGAACACCCGGGAAGCGGACTGTTACGACGCCATTGAACACGCCGCACGGGCTGAACGCCGGGGACTGTGGGCACTGCCCCGCTACCGCCCCCAGAACAGTACCGAATTGCCACCCGACGCCACGGGATTTCACATTGTGCGCGGACGGATCACCGCCGTGCGCACCCCGTCCGGCAGTACCTGGCTCGACCTGGAAGGGCCGTTAAGCCTGCACATCGGCGGCAGGGATCGCGCGCATTTCGCAGCGGGTTACCTGGAAGGACTGGCTGGACAGGAAGTCGAGGTACGTGGCTGGATCAGAACGGAGCGGAACGGCCTGCGCATGAATATCCGCCACCCCGCAGCCCTGACCGGATTGACGCAAGCCGATGGCGGCTGAGCTGCGCGTGGCCGACTTCCCGGTATTCCGCAGGCTGCTGCCTGTTATCGCGCTGATCGCACAACTGGCAGCCTGCGCCACTAACCCGGTGACCGGGGGATCGGATCTAGTACTGATGTCCGAAGCGCAGGAGATCAGCCTGGGCCGCAAATACAGTGCGGAAATAACCAAGGAAATCCCGGCATACGAAGACCCGGCGCTCGCCCGCCTGGTACAGACGGTCGGTGACAAGGTCGCGGCCAGCAGCCATCGGCCGGACCTGATCTACCGCTTTACCGTTCTGGATACTCCGACGGTGAATGCCTTCGCCCTGCCCGGTGGTTATATCTACATCACTCGCGGCCTGCTCGCCTACCTCAACTCCGAGGCCGAACTCGCTGCGGTACTGGGCCACGAGATCGGCCATGTCACCGCACGTCACAGCGTGCGCCAGCACAGTACGGCGACAGTTGCGGGGATACTCGGCACCGTGGTTGCCGCCGCCACCGGTATCCAGGGCGCAGACACACTCACCAACCTTGCCGGCACCGCCATCGTCCGCGGCTACGGCCGCGAGCATGAACTGGAAGCAGATCGACTGGGCGCGGAGTATCTGGCGAAGAGCGGTTACGATCCCCATGGGATGCTCAATGTTGTGGGTGTTCTCAAGAATCAGGAAGCTTTCGATAAGCTGGTAGCCGAGAAGGAAGGCCGCGAACCCAGCGCCTACCACGGGCTGTTCGCAACCCATCCGGACAACGACACGCGCTTCCAGGAAGTAGTCAGGGCCGCGGCGGGATTGCACAGCGGGGCTGCAGCGACGGCAGACCGCGCAGCCTTCCTGCAGGCCATCGCTGGGCTGACTTTCGGTGAACGAGACGAGGACGGGGTGGTCAGAAAGCAACACTACTACCACAAGACGCTGGATTTCTCCCTGACCTTCCCGGACAACTGGCGTATCGACAACCGGGCGGATCGGGTGCTCGCCCGTTCCGCCGACAATGACGGCCTCATCCAGGTGACGGTGACCGACCTCAACAAGCGCATCACGCCCGCGGCATTCATGTCCGAACGCCTACAGCTGGAAAACATGCAGCACGGCGAATCGTTCCGGGTCGGTGACTACGCTGGCTACACCGCGATTGCCGATGGCGGGACTCCCTACGGTGAACGTCCGGTGCGTTATGTCGTGATATTCCGGGATACCCGCGCGTGGATCATCGCGGGTGCCGCCAAGGAGCGGCGCGAGTCACGCCGCTATGACGCAGACATTTTGGCAACCGCACGCAGTTTTCACGCACTGAGCGCGGCGGAACGGCCGCTGGCCACGGCGCATCATCTTGCGCTTATCCGTACAGCGCCGGGCAGCCGCTATGCAGATCTGGCAAAAGACTCGCCACTGGCGAATTTTCCCGAACAGCAGTTGCGCCTGCTGAACAACCAGTACCCCACCGGCGAGCCGGATGCCGGCAGCCTGCTGAAAATTGTTCGCTAGCAGCGGGGCCTATATACTCCAGTTCCTGCATAAACATACCGATAAACCGGCAAACCG
Proteins encoded:
- a CDS encoding thermonuclease family protein; translated protein: MRIDERARVSYVFDGDTVRLADGRRLRLIGIDTPELARADETDEPLARVARTRLQELLTAGANELQLQFDSQRTDHYGRLLAHAYLNNGDNVAVQLLRQGLATALVVPPNTREADCYDAIEHAARAERRGLWALPRYRPQNSTELPPDATGFHIVRGRITAVRTPSGSTWLDLEGPLSLHIGGRDRAHFAAGYLEGLAGQEVEVRGWIRTERNGLRMNIRHPAALTGLTQADGG
- a CDS encoding DUF3135 domain-containing protein, which encodes MHDLPDSQSFDFDAWAKLFVKDPEEFEKQRLIAIEQLIQQAPPHKQQRLRCLQWKLDQVRRIAPNPLAASLRMNELLWESLAGPDGLIERLNRPRPQRQPPRRARVLPFPAGLSQPQD
- a CDS encoding M48 family metalloprotease; translation: MAAELRVADFPVFRRLLPVIALIAQLAACATNPVTGGSDLVLMSEAQEISLGRKYSAEITKEIPAYEDPALARLVQTVGDKVAASSHRPDLIYRFTVLDTPTVNAFALPGGYIYITRGLLAYLNSEAELAAVLGHEIGHVTARHSVRQHSTATVAGILGTVVAAATGIQGADTLTNLAGTAIVRGYGREHELEADRLGAEYLAKSGYDPHGMLNVVGVLKNQEAFDKLVAEKEGREPSAYHGLFATHPDNDTRFQEVVRAAAGLHSGAAATADRAAFLQAIAGLTFGERDEDGVVRKQHYYHKTLDFSLTFPDNWRIDNRADRVLARSADNDGLIQVTVTDLNKRITPAAFMSERLQLENMQHGESFRVGDYAGYTAIADGGTPYGERPVRYVVIFRDTRAWIIAGAAKERRESRRYDADILATARSFHALSAAERPLATAHHLALIRTAPGSRYADLAKDSPLANFPEQQLRLLNNQYPTGEPDAGSLLKIVR
- the rpmE gene encoding 50S ribosomal protein L31; translated protein: MKTETHPAYDAVKVTCSCGETFETRSTAGNDLNIEVCSKCHPFYTGKQKMVDTGGRVDKFRQRYGNN
- a CDS encoding transcriptional antiterminator, Rof; translation: MTDYIPIDCAIHSDYELAIMRRRQLRLTWRGEDSVIHIKTVTPTDLRTCNHEEFIDVTDVEGTTYSIRLDRIQKHEILQPGD
- a CDS encoding CPXCG motif-containing cysteine-rich protein, translating into MLVPIDCPYCGQCYTAVVETLDGCQDYIEDCPVCCRPIELHVETGDNGELLALHARRDDD
- a CDS encoding AAA family ATPase, producing MDDPHDLELLLHSRVPLITIETRDEKRVTQLFASLALRLGVPVMAWSATSGLQRVDLELAPQQHASDPQQALGQIKSTRTPTIYLLLDFHPYLEDAYNVRLLKEIALDYHELRHTLVFVSHEFRLPAELDGLAAQFSLSLPDRDELERLIREEAAHWTQVNPGRQVRTDRKTLDLIIGQLRGLTTGDARRIIRSIIFDDGAIRENDLDRVTRARYRLIEANGALSCEFDTADFAAVGGLHNLKRWLQRRRVAFLDGATGPDQPRGILLVGVQGGGKSLAAKAVAGMWSLPLLRLDFGTLFNKYFGETERNLREALRAAEAMAPCVLWIDEIEKALAAGDTDSGTSRRILGSLLTWMAERKAAVFIVATANAIDELPPELVRKGRLDEIFFVDLPDAATRAEIFAIHLRKRDHKPLDFDLQTLAGLSDGYSGAEIEQAIVAASYLAREQRATLDTAHISHELQQTRPLSQIMTEKIARLRQWARDRTVPAN